The Paraflavitalea devenefica genome contains a region encoding:
- a CDS encoding DHH family phosphoesterase, protein MQPIQELYPLLHTPRTVVITMHQKPDADAMGSALGLYHFLQQFGHRVTVISPTNWARWLNWMPGCDTVVDFELYREKAEGILDQAEWLFCLDFNVLQRTKNMAPKIRSLSCTRILIDHHQQPEVASFAYGISDTAKSSTCEMVYDFITGSGHGDKINTDIAECLYAGVMADTGSFRFPAASAHVHAMVSDLKGRGLNHTQVHENIYDNFLENRLRFIGHVLLHRMEIYYEYNTALIAISKKDLLRYEVKTGDSDGLVNYPLSIQGIKLAALVIDRDEERKWSFRSKGDFDVNTFARNYFEGGGHYNASGGRSSASLDQTVQDFLEAMKKSALQLQD, encoded by the coding sequence ATGCAACCTATCCAGGAATTATATCCTTTACTTCATACGCCGCGTACCGTGGTGATTACCATGCATCAAAAGCCCGACGCCGATGCCATGGGATCAGCCCTGGGACTCTACCATTTCCTGCAACAGTTCGGACACCGGGTAACGGTGATCTCACCCACCAACTGGGCCAGGTGGCTCAACTGGATGCCGGGCTGTGATACCGTAGTGGATTTTGAACTGTACCGGGAGAAGGCAGAAGGTATCCTGGACCAGGCAGAATGGCTCTTTTGCCTGGATTTCAATGTATTACAGCGTACCAAGAACATGGCCCCCAAAATAAGGTCCTTGTCTTGTACCCGTATTTTGATTGATCATCACCAGCAGCCTGAGGTAGCCAGCTTTGCCTATGGCATCAGCGATACGGCCAAAAGCTCTACCTGTGAAATGGTGTACGATTTTATTACCGGCTCCGGCCATGGCGATAAGATCAATACAGACATCGCAGAATGCCTCTATGCCGGTGTAATGGCCGATACAGGTTCTTTCCGTTTCCCGGCGGCCAGCGCCCACGTGCATGCCATGGTATCGGACCTGAAAGGGCGTGGGCTGAACCATACCCAGGTACACGAAAACATTTATGATAACTTCCTGGAAAACCGTTTACGGTTTATCGGTCATGTACTCCTGCACCGCATGGAAATATATTATGAGTACAATACGGCCCTGATCGCGATCTCCAAGAAAGACCTGCTGCGTTATGAAGTCAAGACCGGCGATTCTGACGGACTGGTCAATTACCCGCTCAGCATCCAGGGCATCAAACTGGCGGCCCTGGTCATTGACCGGGATGAGGAACGCAAATGGAGTTTCCGCAGCAAGGGCGATTTTGATGTGAATACTTTCGCGCGTAATTATTTTGAGGGGGGAGGGCACTATAATGCATCCGGCGGACGCAGCAGCGCTTCCCTGGACCAAACTGTGCAGGACTTCCTCGAAGCCATGAAAAAAAGCGCATTACAATTACAGGATTAA
- a CDS encoding FKBP-type peptidyl-prolyl cis-trans isomerase — MKRTTILLGSLAVMLLMAACSGGGFKKTRSGLLYKVISDGKGKTVQRGQVMKFHVSQRIKSGSKDTLLGETYGKMPQYAPVDSIGPMYHPAEIFPLLRKGDSAVVVMLADTLFKKNPGGLPPYIHKKDKIYITFKILDVFTADSLAQKDQTAEGMKEQTRQQAEQQKLAEEGIKLRPLAVKEIEDYLAKNKISYQKTANGTYVQIKDPGNGVQADSGKKLSVKYVGKLFPTGKEFESNTYDGLVLGTGSVIRGWDEGLAFFKKGGKGTLYIPFFEAYGDRPGPGGKPHASLMFDVEIVDVTDAPAAPAAPGPGAPPAGEPHTNH; from the coding sequence ATGAAAAGAACAACGATTCTTCTTGGTAGCCTGGCAGTCATGCTATTAATGGCAGCATGTTCAGGCGGTGGCTTTAAGAAAACACGCAGCGGCCTGTTATACAAAGTAATATCTGACGGCAAAGGAAAAACCGTACAAAGAGGGCAGGTCATGAAGTTTCACGTTTCACAGCGCATAAAAAGTGGTAGCAAAGACACTTTGCTGGGAGAAACTTATGGCAAAATGCCCCAATATGCGCCGGTTGACAGCATCGGACCCATGTACCACCCTGCAGAAATATTCCCCCTCCTGCGCAAAGGCGATAGCGCTGTAGTGGTAATGCTGGCCGATACCCTGTTTAAAAAGAACCCCGGTGGTTTACCTCCCTATATCCACAAGAAGGATAAGATCTATATCACCTTTAAAATACTGGATGTGTTCACTGCTGACAGCCTGGCCCAGAAAGACCAGACAGCGGAAGGTATGAAAGAGCAGACCCGTCAGCAGGCAGAACAACAAAAGCTGGCTGAAGAAGGCATTAAACTGAGACCCCTTGCCGTAAAGGAAATTGAAGACTACCTGGCTAAGAATAAGATCAGCTACCAAAAAACAGCCAACGGTACGTATGTACAGATCAAGGACCCGGGTAACGGCGTTCAGGCTGATTCCGGTAAAAAGCTTTCTGTTAAGTACGTTGGTAAACTGTTCCCTACCGGTAAAGAGTTTGAAAGCAATACGTACGATGGACTGGTACTGGGTACTGGCTCTGTGATCAGGGGATGGGATGAAGGACTGGCTTTCTTTAAGAAGGGCGGTAAAGGAACTTTATACATTCCTTTCTTTGAGGCTTATGGCGACAGGCCCGGCCCCGGCGGCAAACCCCATGCAAGCCTGATGTTTGATGTGGAAATCGTGGATGTAACAGATGCCCCCGCTGCTCCTGCTGCGCCCGGCCCTGGTGCACCCCCTGCAGGCGAACCGCACACCAATCACTAA
- a CDS encoding nucleoside-diphosphate kinase: MSNRTFTMIKPDAMKNGHAGAILDKITKEGFRIVALKQTKLSAEKAGEFYAVHKERPFYGELVTFMSSGVIIAAILEKENAVAAFRKLIGATNPAQADEGTIRKLYATSVGENAVHGSDSDENAAIEGSFFFSGLEQF; the protein is encoded by the coding sequence ATGAGTAACCGCACGTTTACGATGATTAAGCCCGATGCAATGAAAAATGGTCATGCCGGAGCTATCCTGGACAAGATCACGAAAGAAGGTTTCCGCATCGTAGCCTTAAAGCAAACTAAGCTGAGTGCTGAAAAAGCCGGCGAATTCTATGCCGTACACAAGGAGCGCCCTTTTTATGGCGAACTGGTCACTTTTATGAGCAGTGGCGTTATCATTGCCGCTATCCTTGAAAAGGAAAATGCGGTGGCTGCTTTCCGCAAACTGATCGGTGCTACCAATCCTGCCCAGGCAGATGAAGGTACCATCCGTAAATTATATGCTACTTCTGTAGGTGAAAACGCTGTTCACGGTAGTGACAGTGATGAGAATGCCGCTATTGAAGGCAGCTTCTTTTTCAGCGGACTGGAGCAGTTTTAA